In Nymphaea colorata isolate Beijing-Zhang1983 chromosome 10, ASM883128v2, whole genome shotgun sequence, the genomic stretch tttttaaaggtgTCGTCTGAAAGCTACCTTaaactctttcattttatttattttaatttcaactCATCTTCTTAATCTCAAATCCAATGTTGTAAGGAAAGGTCTAGGGCTCGACATCCTTATattgtaaaatgtatttttttctttagaataTGGCTAAGGCCTGTCAAGTAGGGTACCTGATACccggttaaaaaaaaaaaggcattgggTCAGCCCGACAAGTTATCGGGCAACTCGGGTGGGCTAGCCCGGGTGGAGCTGATTAAGCTCGGGTtggttcaataatttttttttaatatatattttattgatttttatatataattataatattttattataattaattagatttatatattatttgatactaaaatatatattattaatttaatcGAGTCAAACTCAAGTTTGGGTTTTAAGCGTAGTACCGTGGTGTCCAACCAAGCAATTTCTTACAAAGGGtactcattaaaaaaataataataaaatgattAAGGGGCATAAGGCAACTAATTAAAAACACAcagtatataaatatataaatgattgaaaatatgaaaagaactacAATTTGTAAAGGCAAATGCCTGTCCATGCCGCTCCACCGTCCAACGTACAGATATAAAGATTCATGCTCTGCCAAATAATAAGCTCAGATGTGATTGCCTCTTTGTCCTAAGTCATGTCATTCCGATCCTtatctcttctttttcattttaaaaaccATTGTTTCTCTCTTGTTATTCGGTGGTCAATTCACTTCTATTGTCGTCCATGCCAGAGTCTGAGATCAGAAAAAACTTGTTCAAATTCTTCAGATAGAAGTCATGTCAAATCACCTTCAGTTAGAAGAATATACAATTTGAACATCTATTATGTTTTTATGATAACATTAGCTATATTAATGATGTATGTTTTTGGGTAAGCTCTCGTCGTCAATGCTTAAAATAATGAGTAATTTCAAGTAGTCAAGATCGCAAGTTCAGTTTGGAAAGAGAATTGACAGATGACGACGATAACAGAAGGATCAAAAGTACGCAGCTGCTGGAACTTTCGTGCACGCAATGCCAAAGCCATAGAGTCAAACCGTCCATTGACTCCAAAACTATAAGACAAGTtaatgaaaggaagaaaaaaagtcttctttcttttaaCAGGAAATGTCCTGAGAGGCATACTATAATCGGTGAGCGGACCTTGTgatcagtttgatttttatgggtATTATTCATTTACATTGCAAACGGTCGCACTATGACACTCTAGTTAGTAGATGTACCACCGTCTGTTTTAAGTCCTCAAGAAATCTTAGACTTTAGAGCAAGAAATGACAGGAGAGTTTCGACTCTTCTTTAGGGGTGGCTTTGCTCACCCTAAAATCAAGTGTGATATGTGTTCTTtattaagaaatattttttaatatatcatTAATGATATATCAAATGTAGGTCAAGtaaaaaaaagaccaattaaGCGCGTTTAATATATCATTAATGATATATCAAATGTAGGTCAAATCGAAAAAGATACCAATTAAGCGCGCGTTTGTTTACCTTGGATTTCATATCATGGAGATTTAATAGTTTGGACACATAATAGGGATTCAGATCCTCATTTTCAGACTGTTTGTTTAAATAATGGGCCCCGTATGGATTTCAGATCAGTTGTTTGCTATTATTCTAAGCAAAGAAGAAGAGTGGAAGTATGACAGCTCGGTTTGAAGTCGATGGTGAGAAATAGATTCTccaaatttcaagtatttttgctGTACTAAATCGGAAACCCAATTTGAGTTTTCATGTGTTTTTATTATCCCAcagtttttaacatgtttttagCTTATCCTGATCTGAGatcacaaaaaaatcataacttgAACGTTAGGATAACTTGAAAGCAGTGCTTTCTGCTTCCATGAAACTGAGATATaagttcttgatttttttaaaaatcttaatgAGGCAAATTATTGAACGTTAGGATAACTTGAAAAGAATAGTTTGGCTTTTTGAATTGACAAGGATACATATTAGTTATCAATGTCTGCCATATAGATGCACATTTTGGggaaattttggattttgggatTACTTTTTGCTTATAATTTAGAGGACaacttttgtaaaaaatttttaaataaaatctgtagttttcataaaaagaaaataaatgtttgaaagcaGACCTATGTAACTTAAGAAACAGAACAagttatttcattttctaaatattgcattatttttcatccaacattttttttttttgggccctCTCAATTTAacagtttttatgaaaaatagtGTAGCTCTTATTAGAAAAAACTTTAAAGGGCAATCCCTTTAAAAGTAGGGCCCAAAAATATATTGGATTTTAGTGTGCCAGTTATGTGCTATGTATATGGATCTTAATCATATGATCAGTTTAAAAAAATCCCTCAAACGTTACCATGTCAGAAGTAATCATAATAGTCTTGAAAACAATACTTGTGACATATTAATATTATGATTACAGtatattttatgaaataataatatgGTGAACAacaacatttttctattttctaaaatagaaaattaaaacgATGTCGTAATGGTTGTGACCAGATCCGTTAATTGCTAATGCTCGGATAGAAAGATCCGACGGATAATCATCAGGAACCGATTTATCGTCCAAATCCAGTATCCGTTCGGCGAGCTGAGCCGTAAATAAGGAAATCGTAGAGGGCATGAGGAGAATTTGACAGGACGAAATTATCCAGTGTCCAGTTGAGACAGGAAAGTTGGCGCTTTCTTGGCACACTTCCGCCACGACGCGAACGCGACCAGACCATTATCACCGACGGCTGAGCAGCGGTCACCCTGATGGCGACCACCACCCTCTGCGGACCTTCGCCGGAATCGGCCTTGTCATCCGGCCGCAAGTTTCCCACTCCGGCGGCCACTGTTCCTTTCCAggtgtctctctcttctccctcctttcctctctctctctctttctgtgcgATTTTGCGAACCGTTCGAGTATGTCCTTGCTTCCTGCATTCCGTCtcttcctctctgtctctcaagtctcaacccAATGCCATTAGTTCTCTATGTTTTCCTGCACGATTATGAGTGTGGAATGCATTGCAAGCTTATCTGAAGGAATGAATTGGTTCTGTGTCGATcttgtttcctttccttttctcctgaAGTCTTAGTTTAGTTTTTTATGTGATCCTGATAGCTGTTGCCACGTATTGGAGATTTTTTATGGAAGTTactgcagaaaaagaaaaaaccaagtCCCCAGTCCCCTGGATGCCATCTGccaacttaagcataaaatgtaGAGGGATGCACGAGCGCTGCCCGTTGCCCATGTAAACAAGAAAGGGGGCATACTTTATCGGATGATAAAAACCTACATTGAGTcctcattaaaatgaaaaagctaCACGAACGAACACATTACTGGTGAAGGATACCGGTTTTATCATGATTTGTTGGCTTGGTGGAAATTTGTACTCCTTGGGAACTGCCGACCTTTTACTAACAAGAGGCAGGTTATGCTGTTCAAAGGTTGCGGCAGGCTGGATTATTCTACTTCACTCTGAATGTCTGGCATGACCTTTTATCTACTTCGTGGACAAGCTATTCATGGTTACTTCTTTTGGTATTCCGTGTGGCTAGAAATCTAGTCTCAGTTTCATGCTTCCTTGCTGTCCTGCTTAATTGATGAAATCTTTCTATGGAATCATATGCTTGAACTTTCATGCACATTCGATGTAGTAATTTCTTAAGTTTCTTTCTTTAACTCGAGGGTTCAATAACAATCCAATTTTCCATTCTTAAATTGAACATAGGTTGTTATTTTAGGTAATATTTTATTCAATAACGTATATGATTTTCTCTAccaatttcatttcattttgtcTTATTTTCACGGTTGGAAGGGGTTAATACTTAAAATTAAACACAAACCACAGATGAGGAGACCCTTCCATGCAATGATATCCATAAGTTCCTCCAAGCACTTCAGTTTATCgtcttttatatttctttccTACCATCGGTTGTGCAAATTAGTTCTAACTCTCGTTCTTCGCTTAAACAGTCTATGCTAAAATGTCCCCTTGCAAGCTTGCCTGGGTCGGGCGTTTTCCATCAGAATGCTGTGAACCTCAGCAGTCATTTCTGTGGATTTtcgaaatatcaaaaaattctatttcaGAGGCCACTTAGAGATCATGGATTTGGGAGTGGATATGTGGCCTCAAATGTTCTACCAAAATATCATGCTTCAGAGAATATAGAAGCACCTCCACCATTGGAAGGCAAAGTTCCTGAAGAAACATCGCCTCTTGGATCTGGTCGGTAAAACTCTTTCGTTAAACTAGATCTCTTGAATGCTCAGTTTTTAAAGGATTCTGACATCTATTGGATCTCCAGTATGCTACTTTATTTTGTCTTCTGTAGTTTCTGACTTTCTGTAAATGTCTATATTTGTCGACAAAGAAATGTGGTAGCTTAACTAATGTCCTCTTTGTTTCTAATTTGTCTATGTGATTGGTCTTTACATTGTTAGTCGATAGTTCATTACTTTATTTTGCAAGAGTGGAAATTACTTTCTGAGGTCTAAAGAACGAGATGCATTTCTAAACACTATCGGGAATATTCTACTGAATGTTGTCTTGGACCTTTTAGTTTCCTTAGATAAGACGTACTTTGTTTTTTCTActccattaaaaaattaacagtTGTTTTGACTTGTGGTATCTATGCTCTGTCGGTCAGCTTGCATCTAAAATTGTCCTTGTTACCGAGGAGCACCTCATGTAGACATTTCAAACCATAGTGCTTATTTTCTTAGGGAGCCTTTGGTATATTCAATTCTAACATGGTTCTCTTATACGACGTTAAATAttgaaatataatatatttgattttcttgtacAACTTGATTACGCTTTTTGCCTGCAAATAGCAGTTTTAGAAAATGGCAAAGGTATCAAAGCATATGGAGAGATAATTGTTTCCAGCGAATGGCATCATCACAAATGGACTTCCGTCATGTCTCAAAAGAACATGCATCTTTAATTCTGTAACagattgttaaaaaataaagaaaacagtGTGACAATGTGATGaaatatgttgtttttttttttttggatcatAAAGGCTCACAAAGTCCAAATAGTCTTGTGTGTAACTACTTTTGAGATATCATTTGTCCATAGTTTGTGATTAGCTGCATGCCGCAGAAAGCCTTAATCGCTCTGCACCCTatacaaataatatttttggaACTGTCTACAAAAAGTAGATATTTTCATACTCATTTGACTTTGACGTCACATTTTCATGCGCGCAAAGGATCAGGCATGGACTATATGAAGTTGTATATGGGATTTTCAATTATATTTCATTCGGtttagtttcttttccttttttcatgcattttgcTGTCAATTATGGTCAATGGTTGTCAATAGCCATTTACTTTTTCACCTGTTGAGTATTCTCTTtctgtttttggattttttatatttttctggaGGTGTttgtatcttgaaattttgTATTTCTTGTTGTCTAGCATATGTGGTCTAAttgcattttgatttctttcttccttttcatttttgatgtAACTGATTTTCTAGGTTCATCTTCGTACAAGTTCATTTTTCCTTATAACACTTTCCGATCTTACTGGTACTTGGATGTAaagctcttttatttttttatatactattgaatttctcatttttttttattttgcctcTTTTATTCTTATTCTCTTTTCCTGGAATTTCTTAACAAAATTCCAATGTTCTTTTATCTATAGCAAGTTAAAATGAGACTGTTTTATGTTCAGCACATTTTGGATTACCAACAAGTAAAACGGGTGTGCTAGCACAAATAATTGTCTTCATATTATCATGGTTTGCGCATTTTCTACCCAtagggagaaagaaaagtacAACCACTATCACCAGATCACATGGTATGTCATATGTATCATGGTTAAAAACCCTAGTGAATATTGATGACTAGATTAAACATAGTTATattctcaatttttcttttttgcaggaGTACATAGCACTGATGGCCTTTCTTCCAACTCTAGAGATATCTATGCCATGGAAGTTGGATGTTCAGAAGATTTACAAGTTTTGGATGGCCCGAGTAGTAGCGCACCATCCCTTTGCATTGCAGTTATTGGGGCAACTGGTGAGCTAGCCAGAAACAAAGTCTTCCCAGCACTGTTTGCTTTATATTACAGTGGATATCTCCCGAAGGTAGAACTGCAAGTTTTATACTGAATGTAAATGATTCTTTCCAAGCTTatcggaaaaagaaaaaaattcttctatccaaaataaatttgatttgagtgTTCGAGAATTATTTTTAAGTGCTatagtataattttttttcagaaattttggtTCTAACATAGCTTTATTACTGATGTCCCTGGGATTTCATGCTGAATGTCCATTCAGGATATCGCCATTTGCATTCCAACCATCGCATGTCACTTAGAAGTCTGCTCAGGATGTCAGGAATCCATTTCCAAAGGCAGAACCAAAACATTGTGGGGGAAAGAACTATGATATTACATGAAAATGGTAGTTTCTGTTATTTCATGTCTATACTACCAGGGCTGTCCTGTCCGACACTTGTACATATTATGTAAGCTATCGAGGAAATGATAGTAAACCTTTATGCAAAGTATACAAAATCTGTGATACATTTCAATACATCTAATccatttcttttgaataaatgctattaaaatgaaaaagagaggttGGCAAGATATGAAGCATATGCATTCATGTGGATAGTGTGCAAAACTAGTAGTTATTCGTAATTCTTCCCTTTATTTAGAGTCTCAGACACTCAATACGAGTAATATGGTCTCTTTGACTTAAAGTTCATGTATGGGTCATTTTGTGGCGCTTGAACCTAATATCATGTCACTATATAGTGACAAATAGCAGGAGGTATAAGGATGCTATGTATCATGTATTGCTGCTCTATCTTCTGAAAATAcctgttctaacttctaaggaACATATCGTTATTGTGGTAgcctatttgatttttttgtgagGTTGAACTGTTGCTGTCTTGCTAAAAAACCAATCACACTCAATTGGTGTGAAATAAAAAGAACGATGCTGCTGAACATCCAAGCACATCCTGTTGGTCTGAAAGAAAAGATTAACCGCACAACCATTACATCCTAAAGTTTATTGTAGGTAGAGTTTGAGAACCTCGTGAAGCCAtaacattgatgtttttttttaaagtgatgTATCTTTTCTTCAATCCATCTCTTGTTTGCAAGAAGAGATTcctgaaaagagagaaatataaACATATCTGgacagaaggaaagaaagattaCCTCGAATTTACTCTGTTCTAGTGGTCGCTATGTCTCATGGACATCCAAGAAGGAGACACAAGTAGCTGAAATTTTGTAGATTTTGTGGTCGAGTGTGCCCATGTGACGGTTGGAGCTCTAGTTTACGGACTTCATGTTTTCCCAATCATCACAAGCTTTCATTTTACTGAAAGGTGGAAGAAAGCAACTTCCAGTTAAAGGCATCACCCTTTTGTTCAACTTCATGTCAATATAGACATCAGCTGAGTGGCTTAAAGTTAAGTCTGTAATACCTCAAAATGCTCACCTAATTTAGACTCAAACTTGAACTGATTGCAAAAGCCTAGCAGGGAAGATTGTGAAATCAGCTAGTGGCGAGTAAGAATGCCTCACAATTGAACATCTAACTCCAACCATAAAGCCGAAGTTGTAAGATCTTGTGATTATAAGTTGAAGCCATCTCCTAGGCAAATGGTATGTCTGCTAGTCATCCTCTTGGAGACTGGATCTCTTAGTTGTTGCACATCTATATTTCCATCTTACTGATCTGTATGGTCATTACTGTTATTctacttttttatttgaagaacAGAAGTTGGATTAGAGAAATGTTAGTTCTGTGAGTACTTCATAGACATATCTATTCTTTTGTTTAAAGCTGCCCTTTCTTCCATCTGTCAGCTTAATGGTGTGTCATTCATGTGTCTTACCTTCCGAAACTTTTGTAATGGCTGCAGAATGTGGGAATATTTGGCTATTCTCGTAAGAATTTGACAGATGAAGATCTAAGGTCCATAATTGCAGGAACACTGACTTGTCGAGTTGATCACGAGTATGAATTCTTGGATATCTACCTTTGGCCTTTACTGTGGTCTTTCTGAACGTCACTTGCCATATGTCTAGGCTTCTTCCTGGACAGCAATGTTATATCAGCAGCTCAGCTCCATGTTTTCTCCCCATTCTTGTTACTTTTGTTGACAAAATATGACTGTCAAATATTTTCTGCTTCAAATGATCACTcccttccaacttcaaaagagtTTGTGAAGTAGCAACTCTTGATTTTTCCTGTTAAAATCTGCAGAAAAGAGCAAGAATGTGCATGTCTTATCCTCTGTTCTTAAATTTTCCAGGGAAGGTTGTGAAAACAAAACAGATGCTTTTCTTAATCAAACTTATCATATTAATGGTGGGTTTGACAATAAAGATGGGATGGCTAAACTTAACGCCCGTATGCAAAAGATCGAGGTGAGCATAAGGCCATTTTTTTACCACTTGGAATCTTGTGTTAACTCGACAGAgcttcatgttttttcttgaaagagTACATTTATTTATCTCACTGGTTACTATAATCTTTTTCCAGTTGACTTCCCATTATGTGTAATTTTCCTGGATATTTCTTTTTAGGGTCACTCAGAAGCCAATCGAATATTTTATCTTTCTGTTCCACAAGAGGCACTTCTGGATGTTGCGTCATCACTGGCTGAGAAAGCACAAAGTAGAAGAGGCTGGAACAGGATCATAATTGAGAAACCTTTTGGGTTTGATCTACTCTCTTCTTTTAGGTTGACACAAGCCCTTCTCTCGAAATTTGAAGAGAAGCAGATTTACAGGTTTAGATTTATTGGctttttgtgatattttcttTCTAGCAGGACACTTTTTGGATACTCTGACGACTGCCTTTCCTAACCCATTTCAGGATTGATCACCTTCTAGGGAGAAATATTATTGAGAATCTCACTGTTCTGAGGTTctctaatcttgtttttgagCCACTATGGAGTCGCAGTTACATACGCAATGTGCAGGTATGACCTCATGtcttaaaaacataaaatactGGCATTTTAGGGCATCCCTTAATAAGATCTATGCTGACTGATTGCCACAGGTTATCCTTTCTGAAGATTGGGGGATGGAATCAAGAGGAAGGTAAAGACTAAGTACTATCAACTTTATGAATAGTCGTATGACATTCTAATTGTAATTGTCAAAGTTTTTAAACATTCTTCAAGGCTATGCAGCCTTCAACCATGTCAAGAGACCATTTTTGTTGCTGCATGTGAAAGAAGAACACAGAGCCTTATCAACTATTTTGCttaattcttttcatttgtcaGATATTTTGATGTGCCAAATGGTTATGGGATCATAAGGGACATCGTACATAGTCATATTTTGCAAACAATTGCTTTGTTTGCCATGGAACCTCCTGTGAGCCTTGATGGTGAAGacattagaaatgaaaaggtGCAGATCCTGTTTGCTGCATTACTTAAAGTTTTATTTCACACTATGGATGCATAGAGAGCTCTGTTTTCTTCCATGCAGGTGAAAGTTCTCAGGTCCATCAGAAAATTGGAGCTTGATGACATTGTTTTGGGCCAGTATAAATCTGGTGGTGAAGATAAAGCGGATGTGTACTTGAACACCCTTACTCCAACATTTTTTGCTGCTGCCTTGTACATTGACAATGCACGGTGGGATGGGGTACCATTTTTAATCAAAGCTGGCATGGGACTCATCAAGCACAGGCATGACTATGTTTTGCTTTTCAATCACCAATTCTTCTGTTAGATCCATCATCATATGTACAATGTGCTGCTTTTCATGAGACTTTTGTCCTCCTAGGGATGAAGTTGAATATGAAGTTTCTGTTTGATTGTTTTGACCATCCTGATAGCAAGACCATCATTCTTTGGTGCCATTTTCATTTCTCTAATTTGTATTGCAGAGTGGAGATAAGGATCCAATTTCGCCACGTTCCAGGAAATCTTTATCGTGAAAGGATTGGGCAGAATATCGATCTTGCAACAAATGAGCTTATTCTGCGGGATGCTCCTGATGAAGCCATTCTTGTGAAAGTGAACAATAAAGTTCCTGGATTGGAGATACAGCTAGATGCATCAGAACTGAATTTGCTTTATAAGGATAAGTATGCTTTTTATCACGGGCTCATTGTCTTCCAAAACTATCATTCTTGGAAATACCTTTTAAGTTGGAAATCCTAGAGCATTGTTCGGATTTATCTTATGCTAAGTGTTCTCTTCAACTTCAATAAGGAATTCTTATGTTTTAGGTATGATATTGAAGTGCCTGACTCCTACGAGCATCTTCTGTTGGATGTAATTGATGGAGATAGCCATCTTTTCATGCGAAGCGACGAGTTAGCTACTGCATGGAATATACTTACCCCTGTTCTGGATGAGATTGACCAAAAGAGATTACTGCCGGAGTTATACGAGTTTGGTGGCAGAGGACCTGTTGGAGCGTACTACCTTGGTGCAAAACATGGAGTTCGCTGGGCTGATGAATAAGTGCGACGGCGTCATTGTAAATTTTCAGACACCCTCTTCAGCATTCACCATGACACATGCCGCCGAGGCCTTTGTTGGTGATCGTATATGTTTTTCACAGGAAACTGGACACTTGCATTTTCCGATTCGATATGTTAAAGGGATTTGTCTGAGCAAGACTGGCTGATTAAGCAAGCAGCAAAGATAATAACtttgtacatttttttaattttataaactCCTCTTTCATAGCTGAATGAAGCTTCATCAGACTTAAAAATTTGTGTAGTATATTTACTAAAAATGTAAGGTAAATGGCCCAAAGTATGTTGGCATAGTGGAGTAAGTCCTTGGCTCAGCTGTTACACAGACGGCCATGGTTCAACTTCTATGGCTCTAACAAAGGGACTAATTGCGGGTTACCCTTTCTTTGAACCTTGTCAATGATAAACTTACACATATGAACTGAGTTTCATTTGAGTCACTGAGAACAAGGGAGAGGTATGGAAAGGATAAagtaatgaaataaaaagtcatTGCTAGTAACGACTTGTCACGATCCATATAGAATCCATGTCTTGGACGGTCTACATAAGCCAAGGCATATATAGACCCTGAAGGGGTTACCAGCCAAAAGGATTTTATGACTGTGGGCGGCTGACAAATTTTTTCAAACCAGGTGCAGTTTCCTTCTGTAATAAATCGAAAAGAAACACTGTAAGGCAGTGGCCGGCTTCCCTTGAGAATACTACGTTCCAGGTTTGAATTTGGTCTTAACCGGCATACTATTAAAAGAACCACACTGGGTCATACAACAATGGCTGGGGCTAGAATTGTCCATCCCTTTCTTATCCATGCTTTTATATTGAAAACTTATGAACCTCGGTTATAACGTGTTTAGAAGAAGGTATGTtataaaatttcttcaaaaatggAGTTTGCTCCAATCATACCCAACTGATTGGCACCTCAACAAATCCATCTAAATTTATTAAACTCACAAGAGGTATGCCCTCCAATATAAGGAAGACATAAAACATAACTTGGCACCTTAAATCGGATGGCTGAACTGGTTGCAAGACGTCGGCTTACTAAGAAGAGTAAGAAGAAAGGttagagaaagaagaaaaaattggaaaaaatatgtATCTGTTTTCTCCTCCCAAAATCATTATGTAACTGCTATTTACACTTAATATTAATTACTGAAGAGAGAAAGGTGGTTTATGCATTCTATGTTAAAGGTCCACAAAATTTTACCTATAAAGGATCTGCACCTG encodes the following:
- the LOC116262507 gene encoding inactive glucose-6-phosphate 1-dehydrogenase 4, chloroplastic isoform X2, whose protein sequence is MEVGCSEDLQVLDGPSSSAPSLCIAVIGATGELARNKVFPALFALYYSGYLPKNVGIFGYSRKNLTDEDLRSIIAGTLTCRVDHEEGCENKTDAFLNQTYHINGGFDNKDGMAKLNARMQKIEGHSEANRIFYLSVPQEALLDVASSLAEKAQSRRGWNRIIIEKPFGFDLLSSFRLTQALLSKFEEKQIYRIDHLLGRNIIENLTVLRFSNLVFEPLWSRSYIRNVQVILSEDWGMESRGRYFDVPNGYGIIRDIVHSHILQTIALFAMEPPVSLDGEDIRNEKVKVLRSIRKLELDDIVLGQYKSGGEDKADVYLNTLTPTFFAAALYIDNARWDGVPFLIKAGMGLIKHRVEIRIQFRHVPGNLYRERIGQNIDLATNELILRDAPDEAILVKVNNKVPGLEIQLDASELNLLYKDKYDIEVPDSYEHLLLDVIDGDSHLFMRSDELATAWNILTPVLDEIDQKRLLPELYEFGGRGPVGAYYLGAKHGVRWADE
- the LOC116262507 gene encoding inactive glucose-6-phosphate 1-dehydrogenase 4, chloroplastic isoform X1 — its product is MATTTLCGPSPESALSSGRKFPTPAATVPFQSMLKCPLASLPGSGVFHQNAVNLSSHFCGFSKYQKILFQRPLRDHGFGSGYVASNVLPKYHASENIEAPPPLEGKVPEETSPLGSGVHSTDGLSSNSRDIYAMEVGCSEDLQVLDGPSSSAPSLCIAVIGATGELARNKVFPALFALYYSGYLPKNVGIFGYSRKNLTDEDLRSIIAGTLTCRVDHEEGCENKTDAFLNQTYHINGGFDNKDGMAKLNARMQKIEGHSEANRIFYLSVPQEALLDVASSLAEKAQSRRGWNRIIIEKPFGFDLLSSFRLTQALLSKFEEKQIYRIDHLLGRNIIENLTVLRFSNLVFEPLWSRSYIRNVQVILSEDWGMESRGRYFDVPNGYGIIRDIVHSHILQTIALFAMEPPVSLDGEDIRNEKVKVLRSIRKLELDDIVLGQYKSGGEDKADVYLNTLTPTFFAAALYIDNARWDGVPFLIKAGMGLIKHRVEIRIQFRHVPGNLYRERIGQNIDLATNELILRDAPDEAILVKVNNKVPGLEIQLDASELNLLYKDKYDIEVPDSYEHLLLDVIDGDSHLFMRSDELATAWNILTPVLDEIDQKRLLPELYEFGGRGPVGAYYLGAKHGVRWADE